In Salvelinus alpinus chromosome 30, SLU_Salpinus.1, whole genome shotgun sequence, a single genomic region encodes these proteins:
- the LOC139559698 gene encoding desmoglein-2-like protein: MARVETVVILLPFILTFICVVAVESGGMNLRRQKREWIIPPKKLKENVDYTNKEYIAKIRSDEQYKSRVTYSLTGIGANQQPMNLFTVNPDKGLVRINGILDREETASYHLLGVAKYNNGTRAEKDIELNIFVEDQNDCSPVFGFGQSGSVNESSATATVVMKVTATDADEVNTLHSQIYYSIVEKSASNKMFNIDYQTGEILVHRTTLDRETQDTYTLTVKGSDMNGAFGGNTGTAEVVIKILDINDNIPTLEKESYEGRVEENTVGVEVLRIKAIDLDLMYTENWLSVFTIVTGNEAGYFNITTDAKTNEGIIWITKALDYEELKVLNLAIRVSNKAEYYFGSSTSGSTGGGGGVMGEAITGGGKTYPIKINVINQKEGPKFKPTVKVVTISEDSSLVTINKVITTYTAIDSDTLQIATNVRYAKIYDEDHWLIIDEKTAEIKLNKLPDRESKYLVNGTYYAKIIAITTDLPSKTATGTIAIQVEDFNDHCPTLTATTTTMCLGDTAVYVTAVDGDAFPNGAPFKFRVIQDDSKQKWMVEHLNATTAILRDHAHMWPGHYKVAVEIHDQQGKACADIQILNVVVCTCDQVNKVCFERRTGTDVTLGAPAILLLLLGLLLLLLVPLLLLFCLCGGAAAIGDFKPIPFDTKEHLIAYHTEGQGEDKEVPLLNVPVEMEHGPIKTGNVVKYGGNTGFIGRIGAIEGAAGGVSGDGFTSSSMFTGAHQHYHGFHQPSGRLEVDYGMGGGIMTEHHEHSMFSRLPAGAYDGMALSEEVLEEYYSAKANHTAQIDQQRDALLIYDYEGQGSPVGSVGCCSLLGADDDLDFLTDLGPKFKTLAQICQGSIAMEAETVNVSVSPTHPRPTTSTHTEVSRNTALNVNTLNTSVTTSTPLQESLIIRDQGSVTIPRSHIQENVVIPRQTVLIQQPTMYYAAAPTMYMVEPQPQLLLVEQRGGGGYVHSQQAAGHVGVGTGQGMVQAGGLHGSRGMLLVEKQMGVGGGGGGHGHVIMGGGQFLQGAGQTITGGGHVITETSQTITQGGQILQGAGQTMIGGGHLSPEGSFSQGSRKVLVVESGSGPASAVGGSAGLWAPQVTLQRGQGSSSTFSSGGHSVEVRGQRGASTLTSSSLCGSMGSNQAPAAAVTVTTTPMPTAAPRSSSHTTVVQEKKSSVTEKYIETSTIA; this comes from the exons ATGGCCCGTGTAGAAACTGTTGTTATATTGTTGCCGTTCATACTAACG TTTATATGTGTGGTGGCAGTAGAAAGCGGCGGGATGAACCTGAGAAGACAGAAGAGAGAATGGATCATTCCTCCTAAGAAGTTGAAGGAGAATGTTGATTACACAAACAAGGAGTACATCGCAAAG ATTCGTTCTGATGAGCAGTACAAGTCAAGAGTGACGTACTCACTGACCGGGATCGGTGCAAACCAACAACCCATGAACTTATTCACCGTCAACCCAGATAAAGGCCTTGTCAGAATCAACGGCATTCTGGACAGAGAGGAGACCGCTTCCTACCAT TTACTTGGAGTAGCGAAGTACAACAATGGAACCCGTGCAGAGAAGGACATTGAACTGAATATTTTCGTTGAGGACCAGAATGACTGCTCACCAGTGTTCGGTTTTGGCCAATCTGGATCCGTCAATGAGTCCAGTGCTACAG CGACCGTTGTCATGAAAGTGACTGCCACAGATGCGGATGAAGTGAACACTCTACACTCTCAGATTTACTACAGCATAGTGGAGAAGAGTGCTTCAAATAAGATGTTCAACATCGACTACCAGACTGGAGAGATACTGGTTCACAGGACTACACTGgacagagag ACTCAAGACACCTACACCCTGACTGTAAAAGGTTCAGACATGAATGGAGCATTCGGAGGAAACACAGGAACAGCAGAAGTTGTGATTAAAATCCTGGACATCAATGACAACATCCCCACCCTGGAGAAAGAATCT TACGAGGGCAGGGTGGAGGAGAACACGGTCGGTGTGGAAGTACTGAGGATCAAAGCCATTGATCTGGATCTGATGTACACTGAGAACTGGCTGTCTGTGTTCACCATCGTCACAGGCAATGAGGCCGGCTACTTCAACATCACTACAGACGCTAAGACCAACGAAGGCATTATATGGATAACCAAG GCGCTGGACTATGAGGAGCTGAAAGTGCTCAACCTTGCCATACGTGTTTCCAACAAAGCAGAGTACTACTTTGGCTCCTCTACGAGTGGAtccacaggaggaggaggaggggttatggGAGAAGCTATCACGGGCGGTGGTAAGACCTACCCCATCAAGATTAACGTGATCAACCAGAAAGAGGGCCCCAAATTCAAGCCAACGGTTAAAGTGGTGACCATCTCTGAGGACTCCAGCTTGGTCACCATCAACAAGGTCATCACTACCTACACAGCCATCGACAGCGACACATTACAGATCGCTACCAATGTCAG GTATGCCAAAATATATGACGAAGACCACTGGCTGATCATCGATGAAAAGACAGCAGAGATCAAGCTGAACAAACTGCCTGATCGGGAGTCCAAATACCTGGTCAATGGAACATACTACGCCAAGATAATAGCCATCACAACCG ATCTGCCATCCAAAACGGCCACAGGGACAATAGCCATCCAGGTGGAAGACTTTAACGACCACTGTCCCACGCTGACAGCTACGACTACGACCATGTGTCTGGGGGATACCGCTGTGTACGTCACGGCTGTGGATGGGGATGCCTTCCCCAACGGAGCTCCCTTCAAGTTCAGAGTGATTCAGGACGACAGCAAACAGAAGTGGATGGTGGAGCACCTCAATG CCACCACTGCCATTTTACGAGACCATGCCCACATGTGGCCAGGTCACTACAAGGTTGCAGTGGAGATCCATGACCAGCAGGGGAAGGCCTGTGCTGACATTCAGATTCTGAACGTGGTTGTGTGCACCTGTGATCAGGTCAATAAGGTCTGCTTCGAACGTAGGACGGGCACGGACGTCACGTTAGGAGCGCCTGCCATCCTGCTGCTCCTCCTGggcctcctgctgctgctgc TGGTTCCTCTCCTGCTGCTGTTCTGTCTATGTGGAGGAGCGGCGGCCATTGGAGACTTTAAGCCCATCCCGTTTGACACTAAAGAACACCTGATTGCATATCACACTGAAGGACAAGGAGAAGACAAG GAAGTTCCTCTCCTGAACGTTCCCGTGGAGATGGAGCATGGCCCCATCAAAActgggaatgtagtgaagtacgGGGGAAATACGGGATTCATAGGAAGAATAGGGGCGATAGAAGGAGCTGCAGGAGGCGTGTCAGGGGACGGCTTCACCTCATCCTCAATGTTCACAGGAGCGCACCAACATTACCATGGCTTCCACCAGCCCAGTGGCAGATTAGAGGTGGACTACGGCATGGGCGGAGGAATCATGACAGAACATCATGAACACTCAATGTTCTCCAGATTACCTGCTGGTGCTTACGACGGGATGGCACTCTCTGAGGAAGTCCTAGAGGAGTACTACTCTGCA AAGGCCAATCACACTGCGCAGATCGACCAACAGAGAGATGCCCTGCTGATTTACGACTATGAAGGTCAGGGGTCACCGGTAGGGTCTGTGGGCTGCTGCAGCCTACTGGGGGCTGATGATGACTtggacttcctcaccgacctGGGGCCCAAGTTCAAGACCCTGGCCCAGATCTGCCAGGGGTCGATAGCTATGGAGGCGGAGACTGTCAATGTGTCTGTGTCACCCACTCATCCTAGACCTACCACATCCACTCACACAGAGGTCAGCAGAAATACTGCTCTCAATGTCAATACCCTGAACACCTCAGTCACCACCTCCACCCCCCTACAGGAGAGCCTGATTATTCGGGACCAGGGATCGGTCACCATCCCCAGGTCTCATATCCAGGAGAACGTGGTGATCCCCAGGCAGACCGTCCTCATCCAGCAGCCCACCATGTACTATGCCGCTGCCCCCACCATGTACATGGTGGAGCCTCAGCCCCAGTTGTTGCTggtggagcagagaggaggaggtggttatGTCCATTCCCAGCAGGCGGCAGGCCATGTGGGGGTAGGGACCGGTCAGGGGATGGTGCAGGCAGGAGGGCTCCATGGTTCTCGGGGTATGCTGCTAGTAGAGAAGCAGATGGGagtgggtggtggtgggggaggcCATGGTCATGTCATTATGGGCGGAGGCCAGTTCTTACAGGGAGCCGGCCAAACTATTACTGGGGGAGGTCACGTTATTACAGAGACGAGCCAAACCATTACGCAGGGAGGCCAGATTCTACAGGGGGCAGGGCAGACCATGATTGGAGGAGGCCATCTCTCGCCAGAAGGAAGCTTCTCACAGGGTTCTAGGAAAGTGCTGGTTGTTGAGAGCGGGTCCGGGCCAGCCTCGGCAGTAGGGGGCAGTGCAGGCTTATGGGCACCCCAGGTCACCCTGCAGAGAGGCCAGGGGTCGTCCTCCACCTTTTCCTCAGGTGGTCATAGTGtagaggtgagaggtcagaggGGTGCTTCCACCTTGACCTCCAGCTCCCTGTGTGGCTCGATGGGGTCAAATCAGGCCCCTGCTGCTGCTGTCACAGTCACCACCACACCCATGCCCACGGCTGCACCACGTAGCAGCAGCCACACCACTGTGGTGCAAGAGAAGAAATCCTCTGTCACTGAGAAATACATTGAGACCAGTACTATAGCGTAG